The nucleotide sequence ATTGGTAAATGGTAAATGTGCTAAAATTTTAGAGCAAACCAGAAAAACGGTTGCGCTTTGTTTATAATTGAATACTATTGTTCTAGAAATATCTTTGACGTTGGTACTTTGACGGAGGTACTTATTTTCAAGCATGATCTTTAAATGGTTTGAAAAGacacattttttatattttagtaGATTAAGAAATGTTATTCAATTATATTTCTCTTTTTATTTCCACTCGTGGAAAGTTCATCAATTAATTCTCTAATTTTTTCTAACAAACATCACTAACAACTTCTAACAAAACATCACTAAAATGTTATAGATTTTCGCATTCTACGTCTGCAGATCTGTGTTTTTCTCCGGGGGCTATAATTTTTTGTGGATATTGGCGGCGTTTTGGGTGGTCCAAACCTTGTATTCATTCTTCACCCATTTCTCAATCGAATAcgttttgtttataaaacaaaaataagcTGCTTATATAAGTACATTACCATTTGTGAAAATTGTCTGATTGAATAATTGGTATTTTTGGATAGAATTGTTGCAAAAACAGAAAGCAAAAAAAGCGCTTGATCATTTCCTTGAAATATTTCAAGGGCAATTTTGAAACGCAGCAATCTTAAAAATGCAATAAACACTTTTgttatcatcatcatcgtcattaaaaatgaattattataaataaaataaatgggAAAGCCCCATCAAATGAATAATTGCTAAATGGGAAGCCCCATCATTGCTAAATTTTACTCTGCTTTAATCAGTTTTAggattataaataaatttaagacatattgaaataagttttttttgtttgaattatttaatttgtattaaTATTAGTTAATAACGAACTTTTAACATCAGTTTATTTAAACAATCGGAAATATCTTTGAAATATTGCAAACCATTACAACCATTACATTTCTAGATGCATTTTATTCTGTTTTAATAATGTGTATTGCTATAAAATAAGTcaacattttattaattagGTTTAAAAAAGGGTTATATTTTTAACCTTTTAAAATTAACTAAGAAGTTCCGTATATTGATGtacaaaatggaaaaaaaatgtttatatacaCATCTTCTTATAGGATTTATTAAAACATTAAAAGCGCCTCTCGCTTGGTCTTTATCAGGCCGGTCTCTTGGTTTTAAAAAGAGAATCGGAGAGTCAAGTGACCGGTTAGGGAGCCATATCTAGggtttgtgtatttttttcaCACTGATAAAATGTGAAGAAAGAAAACCCCGGGCGTTTGGCGTAGCGTGCGATTGATTGAAGTCCGGCGTCGACGTCGGCGTTGCCGTCGCTATATAATGATCATCGGAGGGAGGTTCTCCGGTTCGAGTTCGGGATCGTTGGGATCAGTCTTTGGGACGCGCGTTTGCCGTAAAGATCGCGGAGAAGAAGTGCTCGGAAACCGACTTTTTCAATCATTTAGTGTGCCTCTTTTTGTGGtaaagtttattttaattcattcCATAACAGTGTTGTATTAAATTTTGTAATTTCTGAAATTCAAGTGCTCTATGAactgaaaaataataataaaataatgcTAATTAAGTACAGCTTAAAACAAATTGATTAAGCGCATTAAATGATATTCAATACAAACAGAAAGCAAGAAGAGGGTGAAAAAACATGAGAGTAAAAGTCGCATAATTGATTCATTTATGCACGCTCAGCGAAATTAATCTATGAATATTCGCCATGTAAAGCGATTTAAAAATGCCGAAAGCGGGCTAACATTTAATATGTagattattttatttaaatcgcTATTTTGTGTTTGCTTATTCGGTGTAAAAATCAGCCTGCTGAATGAAATCAGTGAGATAAAGAAAAAGTGTGGAGGAACTCTTTGTGTGGTTTTGGCCCAACAGCTGATTTCTTacttttaacttatttttcccTTTTTATTCCCACTAAAGCTCTCTTAAAGACATTTCGTTGCCACtcttaaatactttttatgcGCGCAAGAATGGTGTGTCACACATATTTTACAAATCAAGAACATTATGCTCTGAGAACCCGCAGACTTTGCTCTTTAAGTTTTCTTTTGTTGTCCCATTTGTTTGTGTTTTGGTTGTTTTCGTATTTATATGAAATATTATCATTAAATTGGGGTGTCGCAGTATATTTACTAGCcaattattattgtaaaaCTTAATTATACATGAACAGTtactttttataaaacaattgCTTTTACTCTTtgcaataaatttatttatttccttaGGTAAGATTATTTCTCCCAGttcacttaaaattaaaatgatttgTTTATTGATTTCCGGCGGATTTCTTTCTCGGTCCGTTGaaattcaaagaaaatatttagaCAAGCGTTGTGAAAATTACGTAACTTACAATTTGGCAGTTGATTCATTTATAGaagtaattaaattatttaagtaGGGTCTGACGAAAACCTCAAGAGGTCGGACAATATCAATAAAGATTGTGTGTATATAGATTGCACGTTTCCAAGTCATTCATAAGTCTGATTAACTgcataacaattttaacttaTCGGTCAGAAATAATAATCTCACCCGATTTGGTTTAAACTAACTGGAAGTACCTTGTTTTATGATATTAACTTCCGTTCCCTGACCGATAAATGTATAGATTATTTAGGGAATTTTTGTAGCAGATTATAGTGACTCATAACTTTTGTGAATGGCTATGTAATAATACAGAAATCAATGAATTATGCCAGGTCCATTGTTAATAGTGTAAGACAAAAACCtataaataatacatttattaaaaatatgaatgTTCAATAAATGTGTTCGATTAGCAATCCAGATTAATTTACCGAAAAACTGGCGTTGTAGATGCTGTGTAggaactgattttaattttgtcatCAAATAGATTACTATCAATGCCATTGATGTGGGCATCAAAGGCGGAATCCTGTCAAAAGATAATAAACAGTTTAATGATAGTAAGATCATTAAAGTTACTTACTGATCCCAAATTGGTATTCCGGTATTCAGTCTCGGCCTTCAAAAAGGCGGCCACGCCCTCATTGACTTCTGAATTATTCTTATCATCAAAGTGATTTTCAATATCCTCATTGGTTATTGGTCGGGAACGAATTGACTTTCCTTCCCTTGTCTGGTTTTTGAAATCCCTATCTTGCAGCCCAGCATTATCTTTTTCTTTTCGGATCTCTTTGCGTTCGTAGTCGATGCGCAGCTTAATGGCTTCTATCATGGTGATGGGATCCACCGGAACAGGTTTTTCCGGAACGGATCCTGCAAAAGCGATTTCTCGGGCATACTCGTTGAAGTTTTCACGTCCGTCGAGACTAGCTTGTATGATGCCCGGACAGAAGCGATCCTTTACTAAGGTCTCATGGAACTCATTTTGAATGCGCTCAGCCAGACGATCCTCagcttttttttgggattttcaCCATTAGCTAAGTGTATATATGTGTATAAAGTCATATGGCATATCATCTTACGTGTTTGAATAGGCACTCGCAATGAACGTCCTCTCAGAGAAGAGTTTTGATGGGTTTTATCCAATGAAGTTTGCTATCAAATCAAGTTTTAAATTAAGCATATAAGTATTACAAACTTACATTCAAGCACGATCTACCCATCATTGCTTGGGACATGTCCAAATAGGTTTGATTTCTTGAGGCAGACTTATTTCCACAACAGCCAAAACTTTGGTTATTCTCCGTACTTTTTTCACACGCTGTAGATCCTTGACCACAGCAGCTAGGGTTATTTTTGGATCGAGAGTTTTGGTCGTGATCTATGGAGTCCTGGCATCGCGGCGTTCGATTAAAAGATACATCCtagtaatttttaaaatgtatgttAATAAAACGCAAAGCTGACGGAGCAACTGATATATTGTTATCTAATAACTAAAATGTAGGCTCTGACTTTTacaatttgaaaaaatatgaataattttcgaaatatttattatcattaatatatttttttacgtATATGATTATAGTTTCTCACTTACGTTTAGACACTGATTTTGAGCAAGACTTTGGTTTGGTTGGGGTCTACATTTCGCATTTCTCAGAGACTCTGGTGGTTGCAGGTAGCTTGTGTTATTAAGTTCCGTTTCATACTgggtttataaataaatatatgacttaaaataattaaatacaaatttggATAATACAACAAACCTGCATTTGTCTCCGTTGCAGCTGTGGCGATTCGCACTGATTTTAAAGGTAGATTATGACTAGATTACTTTGCTTAAATCACAACTTACCAGTGTTTGTCTGCGTAGCATTTCGGGAGTTTGTCCGCATTCGTACACTGACGGTACagtctttttaaaattttaaaatattaatttaagtAACAACATTATAATTCTCAATTAATTACGCTTTGTGGCTTGCAGCTTGTGTTGCACATTTGACATGAAGTCTTTGTTTGGTGATGAGGTCCTGGCTGTGGGCAATTTTTTACCGATTGCTGATGACAATCATCTTGGTTTATTCTCGTGCTATTCAGATCTGGTTGCtgatatataaatttataattgtCATCGCATGTTTAGAGGTTTCGTAATGCAATGTTACTCACAAATACAATGGGCTCGTCACTTTCCAACCATGATATATTGGATTGATTGTGCTGTCGtgattgctgctgctgatatTGCTGTTGCTGAATTTGATGCAACAGCATTTGTCGCCTTTGAAACTCGCCGTAGTTCATGCCAATTTGGGATGTATCGTTCCAATCGTACGAGGTGCTATTTCTTGAACTTTGATTTCGGTCATATCTATCGCTATGATTGAAGTCCCTGTTTCCACCTGGTGCATTCAGTTCGCACTATTTGGTGTAAAgatttataaaaacatattgTAGTGTTTTACTTTTAAGACCAAGTTACTCACTGGTGTCCGAACGTTATGCGGTTTGGTATGATGTGTGCCTTTTTCTGGATCCTGTGATTAATTTTTTACCAATGATTCTAATCTTCAACCCCTTAATACTTACGACGTGATTGGAGTTATGGTAATCAAACTTATGAGAGGTATTATTCCTATCATGCTGTCTGGGGACGCTGTGGGATCGTGAGACACTGTGTCGGGGATGGTGTGATTGGTTGACCAGAGATTGAAAGGGAATTAATGAATCGAGAGGTATTAAATGCTGTGGCAAAGTCTGATTGTTAGAGCACTGAAGTGGTGGACTATTATTTGGGCATTCCGGCAAGTTGCAACATTGCTAAAGTTAAGTGATATATAAAATAGAAAGTAAGCAATCAAGAAATCAAACTCACATATTCATCGTCTTTGTTACAACAGGCTGGAAGCtaagaatataatttataatttatgaaATGTTACGAATATTATCTTGTCTCTTTTTACCACTTTTGGTATTATTGATTCATTCTGTCTGCTGCCATTGAATGTGGATCGATATAGGGGATCTAGCGCCGGTTCAAAGGTATTACGTCGCATTGAGAACCGACTGACTGTGGGGCAGGGATCGTAGCTGTCGTCGTCGCTAATGGGATAGGTCCTCCTTAAGTTGTTCTGACAAGGATTTTGGGTTGTCGCCACTGAATTCAGATCCTTTTGGTATCCCAGAAACCGATTTAAGGCCAAAAACAGCTCATCGGGCAGCAGAACAGAATTTCTAGTGATGTCCATTCATAAAACAAAAAGACAATGATAACGTACACTTTTTAGATATATCAACCATACTTGTTTTGCAGATTGTCAGAAGAAAATTATGGCAATTCTTACTTACATACAATCTAACCAATTAGAGAACAGCTTGAATAATGTTGGGCTACGTGGGTTCCAAAAATATTTCGGTGCGTGTAAGTTTATTTTGGTCTAAGCAGACCTATTGCAAAATCGTATTTGCAAAAACCTTTCCCAACTGGAATTTACATGGTATAGAAAGTGACAAAAGTGGATTAcgtaattttgaaaatatttgataGGAAAGTATGATACTGTAAATTAAAAGACATTAAAATCAAGGCTTATCTAAAGAGTCTAAATATTTAACGATTATTTTAAGTCCAACAAAGTCCCCATACCATACGTAGTAATGCTTTTGGGTCTACTGTTTATCATACCAATCAGtttcattatattttagaTTGCACAATAATAACACATGATTCAAATAAACAACATTCATGAcataatattttcttaaatatgAACGAAGTAATAGTACTTAATGACTTTTTAACCGAAATTAAGCAACACTCTTGTGCTGCCAATTTCACTTTCCCCCTGGCCTAATTTGCCATTATGCGCCCACTATCGTCAGCAATCGGATGAGATGCGAGGCACCATCCATTATCCTTTTGGCCTAGTCCCTCATCGCTGTCATCTCTCCGGTGTTCGCTTCCGTTTGTTCATTAGGCAAATGCAGCAATTCCAGCTCGACAAACGCCAAATCGTTTGTCTCAGCCGTATCCACATCCGCATCTGCATCCGCACTGACATCCGCATTCGCATCCGTATTTGTCAGTTGGGTGGAAGGACATCCGCCGGCCCGCTTCAAGTGGGCGTCCAGCTGGGCGAGgaatgtgggcgtggcatgtgCGTTACGCGTGAAATCCAATTGCCGCAAACAGGCCGCCTGGGTGGCAAGGAAGCGGAGGAGGGAGTGCACCGCCTGCGGTCGCTGCGGCATCCACTTGACGCTCCCATCCGCCACATCGTAGTGCACCGTCAGCTGCGAGTGCCAGGCAAAGGATTGCAAGCGGAACACATCCTCCACGATGGCCACTGGCAGCAGCCAGTCATCCAGTCGACACTGCAAACGCAGTCCCACAATCCGACAGTTGCGACCCCGAATTTGCTGCAGGCAGGCGGACAAAGTTCCAGTGGCACTGGCATTTGCCttgccatcatcatcatcatcagcggCCAGGTGACCCTGCCCCGAGTTTTGACACAGAAAAGCCGTCAGTTCACGGAGTCCGGACAATTGAAAGATCTCAGGAGCGCTGGTATTTACCATACAGGCTGGCAGTCGCAGTGTTTCCAGGTTTCTGGGATACTGGTACTTCAATTGGCTGCAGTTTCGGTTAGAGCGCAGCTCAAATACTCTGAGATGTTTAAGGTTTTTAAGCAGATAATCCATTTCTAGGGGTGTTAAGTCCGCACCTTCACCTAGCTTAAGGTCCACCAAATTGGGACACAGGTGGGGTAGTTTCTGTATCACAAAGGTATTGCTTTTGGTGAAACTGAGCCTCTGCAAATGGTTGAGGCTTCTTCGCTTCCGTTTGAGCCACATCCGGCAACCTTCGCCAGTTCCTGGCAGGTTAATTAAGGCTCTGGTTCGCTGACCCAAGTGATCCAATATTTCAGCCTGCTCATCTGGCTCTAGCAGCTTTAAATGCAGCTCCCGGCGAAAATCGAACTGTTTGGCATATTTGCTGTTCCACAGGCGGAGTATCAAACTGGATAGTCGCTCCTCCTGTAGTCCCATCAATCTCAGTTGGTCCCCCAGCGAAAGATGTTCGCAAATCATCAGCAGGCAGTCGTTGTTCAGCTCCATTAGCCCGCGATTCCTGGGTGGCTCTATGAGGCCTATGGTCACGCACGTCCTGAATCGCATCCCACTCGATCTGCTGTCGCTGAGCAAGCTCGCTCGACTGAACAGGAAGCGCGTGGCATGTGTCTGGCCGATTTCTGAGCTATATATGTCCATGTCCATGGTCTGAACCCCCGTTGCGGCTGAATCAGTGTCGCCTTCGGCGGTTGCAGCAATCGCAGCTGGCAGTGCGTGCAACCGGCGCATGTGTCCCCGATTATACAGATCTCATGGCACAGTGGGACGAGAGCTGATCAAAAGTggttaaaaaattaaaaaaaaaattttgataaaaaaagATAATAGATAAGCTATTGATAAAAGAAAAGATATATTTATAACCGAAATAATTAAGTAATCATGTTGGTATTTACTTTGTTTATATCCAACCAACTATATCGGGTTATTTTGGACAAATTATTTCAGATAttagaaatacaaaaaaaaatcatttaaaattgtagtcttaaaatattttcaatggtTCTGATTGAAGgaatatatatagatatacattattttattacttttaCTACACAGTTCCTACTTCAAGTTGTAATTTAGTTggattatttattaattaatagaAATGTTTTCTAACGTAAAAACCAAGAAGTAGTTACCACTGTTGTTTGGAGTAAGTTTACCTATAAAACTATTGTAACATGGTATAGTAATCAAAAAAACTATGACCACTGCAACCGTAACACCACCCCCTCTATCGCTACGCTCCTGGTGGTGGTCGATAAGTGCAACCCCTGACCAACAGTAAAGAGAGTTCTCAAATCAGTACGGGGTGCGGGCACTCCACTTTTCCACACTCTCTTCGAGATTGTGTATTATCGCTGGATGAGCGGAAGGCGAAGAACATACGATATAGGGAAAGACCTCGGCAGAGAGTTGTGCTATTTTTGTAAATCCCCCCTCATAACTCGAGCTACACATGTGGCCAAGGCCAAGGCGATATGGTATAAAAGTTGTGGAAGGTGGAGAGGCCAAATTTCAAGAGCTAAACCAAAAGTAACAGAAACCTGGATGGAAACAAATCACGATTGCTTTTTAATTCGATAATGGGCCAGTCGTAAACAAAGAGCTGTCGTTACTGGTCACTGATAAGTGATCTTCGTACCCTTTGTATATACTTCCCGTCGCCATCCGATTCGTTCATATTTGCTTGACTAGTTCTTCCAGATTATGAGACAATTATAGCTATCTTAGGAATGTTGCAAAGAAGTAGTAGAAGACAATCATCCGATTTCAATCTGTATCTTTATCTTTATCAATCTTTAGAATTTAGGAAATTTTCATATCACTGGCTTAAGAGGGTGAGAGActtcggtataaaaatattactttgATAAACATATAGCTCTTGATTTTGAAAATTAGATTTATGAGTCATGCTAAAATAATTACCAAGTTTCCATTTGTTTTTGGGTTTTGAAAAGTATGTTTGGCATTTTGGGggaataaaattaaacaaaaaattgggTTGGATCACAAAAATATTGGGTTTTGGTAAGCGGGGCCATGGAGAACGTGCGGTTTCAGGATGTCCAAACGATAAGGTCTTCTCCTTCGCCTGCGATGAGGGTGATCCATGTGGACCTCAACGAGGAGGAGAGTCGTCGGCAAATGGCGGCCAATAAGTATGGAGGCATCTGTTTCCACACAGCCATAGCGGCCATGCTCTGTATAATGCTGGTGGTGGTATTCTGCACGGCGCCCCTTGGTGACAACCTGACCAATCGCACCGCCGAGGAGCGTTACGCCCGCCGAAGGCAGAGTTACGTGGACAAGGAGCGACGCCTAAGGCTTGGCAGCGGGATGGTCTTGAGTGCCCTAGAGGAGGAGGCCGACGGGCGACTGATGGCCATCAAGCTGGTGGACGAGGAGGTGCACAATCTCTGGCGGAACTACCACTCCCAACCACCGCCGTTCCTCAGGCATCTCAACATCAGCGAAACGAATCTTTACGCGGTTTTGAAGAGCATGCCCAAGGGCGGACTCCTCCACGTCCACGATTCGGGAATGCTGAGAACGGAGATCCTCATCGATCTGACCTACCACGAAAACCTCTGGGTCTGCGTGAACTTGGATCAGGGCTTCGAGGATTTCCGATTCTCACGGCTCTTTCCGCACATCCCGCCGGCGGAGGACTACCAATGCAACTGGATGCTGATGAGCAACTTCTTCGAGTTCGAGCCTCGGTCCGGGTTCGTGGAGAGGTTGCGGGAGAGTCTCACCGTCCGAAAGGAGGGATATAACAGCTCCTCCGAGCTGGCTCGGCACCTGAGACGTTACCAGCGCCTAATCCACGGATTGATCACGTTCCGGCCGAACTGGAGCGACTTTATATTCAGCATGCTGAACGATTTCTACGCCGACGGGGTTCAGTATGTAGAGCTGCGTTCTTCGCTGCCAATCGTGAGTGGGAATATCATAACTTGTATGAGTGGGTTTTTCGAATCAGTTTTCTTATAATCATTTATTCCACCCATTCTATCTTTGAAACGTTGGAAAGTTTGGGTCGCAATAATTATCATGAGTTCTTTTGTAGGTCTTAGATAGTTTTTCAACATTTGACATTCTATATCCTCTTATAAAAACCgctcaaattttaattattccTACGGGAAATATCCAATCGATCAATATGTTGGGATATTGGGATATTGGGATAATAGGGATATTTCGCTTTGATCTAAAGAACCACCAACAACCACCCCTCCTCATTTGAAAAATCCCCCTTAACACTGCCCTTTACCTAGATGTACGATCTGGATGGCAATAACTCCACTATCTTGGAAACGGCAGAGTCCATAGTTTTGGTATCGAA is from Drosophila suzukii chromosome 3, CBGP_Dsuzu_IsoJpt1.0, whole genome shotgun sequence and encodes:
- the LOC108010496 gene encoding uncharacterized protein isoform X3, translated to MSNVQHKLQATKLYECGQTPEMLRRQTLCESPQLQRRQMQYETELNNTSYLQPPESLRNAKCRPQPNQSLAQNQCLNDVSFNRTPRCQDSIDHDQNSRSKNNPSCCGQGSTACEKSTENNQSFGCCGNKSASRNQTYLDMSQAMMGRSCLNQTSLDKTHQNSSLRGRSLRVPIQTPEDRLAERIQNEFHETLVKDRFCPGIIQASLDGRENFNEYAREIAFAGSVPEKPVPVDPITMIEAIKLRIDYERKEIRKEKDNAGLQDRDFKNQTREGKSIRSRPITNEDIENHFDDKNNSEVNEGVAAFLKAETEYRNTNLGSDSAFDAHINGIDSNLFDDKIKISSYTASTTPVFR
- the LOC108010496 gene encoding uncharacterized protein isoform X2; the protein is MRRNTFEPALDPLYRSTFNGSRQNESIIPKVLPACCNKDDEYQCCNLPECPNNSPPLQCSNNQTLPQHLIPLDSLIPFQSLVNQSHHPRHSVSRSHSVPRQHDRNNTSHKFDYHNSNHVDPEKGTHHTKPHNVRTPCELNAPGGNRDFNHSDRYDRNQSSRNSTSYDWNDTSQIGMNYGEFQRRQMLLHQIQQQQYQQQQSRQHNQSNISWLESDEPIVFQPDLNSTRINQDDCHQQSVKNCPQPGPHHQTKTSCQMCNTSCKPQSTVPSVYECGQTPEMLRRQTLCESPQLQRRQMQYETELNNTSYLQPPESLRNAKCRPQPNQSLAQNQCLNDVSFNRTPRCQDSIDHDQNSRSKNNPSCCGQGSTACEKSTENNQSFGCCGNKSASRNQTYLDMSQAMMGRSCLNQTSLDKTHQNSSLRGRSLRVPIQTPEDRLAERIQNEFHETLVKDRFCPGIIQASLDGRENFNEYAREIAFAGSVPEKPVPVDPITMIEAIKLRIDYERKEIRKEKDNAGLQDRDFKNQTREGKSIRSRPITNEDIENHFDDKNNSEVNEGVAAFLKAETEYRNTNLGSDSAFDAHINGIDSNLFDDKIKISSYTASTTPVFR
- the Adgf-A2 gene encoding adenosine deaminase 2, with the protein product MENVRFQDVQTIRSSPSPAMRVIHVDLNEEESRRQMAANKYGGICFHTAIAAMLCIMLVVVFCTAPLGDNLTNRTAEERYARRRQSYVDKERRLRLGSGMVLSALEEEADGRLMAIKLVDEEVHNLWRNYHSQPPPFLRHLNISETNLYAVLKSMPKGGLLHVHDSGMLRTEILIDLTYHENLWVCVNLDQGFEDFRFSRLFPHIPPAEDYQCNWMLMSNFFEFEPRSGFVERLRESLTVRKEGYNSSSELARHLRRYQRLIHGLITFRPNWSDFIFSMLNDFYADGVQYVELRSSLPIMYDLDGNNSTILETAESIVLVSNIFKKTYKDFIGIKLIYAPSRDFNDSRMEEYLANARLLKLHYPNFFAGFDLNTFGDECNLPHLGQSTQLLKIGKDIDFYFHAGESRCPDSLRTDANLIDALLLGSKRIGNSINLPFHPEIMMAMKNLKIAVEICPLSNHYLQYFNDFRQHPAAYLIAAGFPIVIGSDYPCFWNSAPLTDDFYVAFVGVVSGWGNLRLLKQFALNSFLYSSLSEKERNVAITKWRCRWNR
- the LOC108010510 gene encoding uncharacterized protein produces the protein MDMDIYSSEIGQTHATRFLFSRASLLSDSRSSGMRFRTCVTIGLIEPPRNRGLMELNNDCLLMICEHLSLGDQLRLMGLQEERLSSLILRLWNSKYAKQFDFRRELHLKLLEPDEQAEILDHLGQRTRALINLPGTGEGCRMWLKRKRRSLNHLQRLSFTKSNTFVIQKLPHLCPNLVDLKLGEGADLTPLEMDYLLKNLKHLRVFELRSNRNCSQLKYQYPRNLETLRLPACMVNTSAPEIFQLSGLRELTAFLCQNSGQGHLAADDDDDGKANASATGTLSACLQQIRGRNCRIVGLRLQCRLDDWLLPVAIVEDVFRLQSFAWHSQLTVHYDVADGSVKWMPQRPQAVHSLLRFLATQAACLRQLDFTRNAHATPTFLAQLDAHLKRAGGCPSTQLTNTDANADVSADADADVDTAETNDLAFVELELLHLPNEQTEANTGEMTAMRD
- the LOC108010496 gene encoding uncharacterized protein isoform X1, which translates into the protein MDITRNSVLLPDELFLALNRFLGYQKDLNSVATTQNPCQNNLRRTYPISDDDSYDPCPTVSRFSMRRNTFEPALDPLYRSTFNGSRQNESIIPKVLPACCNKDDEYQCCNLPECPNNSPPLQCSNNQTLPQHLIPLDSLIPFQSLVNQSHHPRHSVSRSHSVPRQHDRNNTSHKFDYHNSNHVDPEKGTHHTKPHNVRTPCELNAPGGNRDFNHSDRYDRNQSSRNSTSYDWNDTSQIGMNYGEFQRRQMLLHQIQQQQYQQQQSRQHNQSNISWLESDEPIVFQPDLNSTRINQDDCHQQSVKNCPQPGPHHQTKTSCQMCNTSCKPQSTVPSVYECGQTPEMLRRQTLCESPQLQRRQMQYETELNNTSYLQPPESLRNAKCRPQPNQSLAQNQCLNDVSFNRTPRCQDSIDHDQNSRSKNNPSCCGQGSTACEKSTENNQSFGCCGNKSASRNQTYLDMSQAMMGRSCLNQTSLDKTHQNSSLRGRSLRVPIQTPEDRLAERIQNEFHETLVKDRFCPGIIQASLDGRENFNEYAREIAFAGSVPEKPVPVDPITMIEAIKLRIDYERKEIRKEKDNAGLQDRDFKNQTREGKSIRSRPITNEDIENHFDDKNNSEVNEGVAAFLKAETEYRNTNLGSDSAFDAHINGIDSNLFDDKIKISSYTASTTPVFR